Genomic DNA from Manihot esculenta cultivar AM560-2 chromosome 15, M.esculenta_v8, whole genome shotgun sequence:
ATTAACatttcataaataattaattcacacataaattactttaatttataattccTTGGCCTCTAATCAAATGTACGGTAGATTGTGGTTTGTCcacatattttatgaaaatgtagtCATCATCACCCTActgattttatttgatttcgTTTTCAGCTActgcttttgtttctttttctcaatctcATCTGAGACATCAAAAGTTATAATggcttcaaaatcaaatgttaaatcAAAGGTACGTTTTGCTTTAAGTTTTCCTCCCAGCCGTCAAATATATAAAGACGTGTCCAATTTTATAGCTCACGGccctaaaaataatttaatcttattaaattaaatttgtttatataattttaaatacacTTTTGAGATATTTTATGTAAAGTAAATTACAGAAACCATAACATAAAACTATAATTATAACgcattctctctctttctctctctctctctctctcttttttttttaatttctaaattctatttgttatttaaaaattttataaatttaaattttattttggataatattttttttaaatttaaatcagaaattagatattaaaaaataaaatataaaaatttttaaatttatttaaatatatttattatcaaattaaatatatgaGTGCATTtcgaataatattataattaaagatttataattaaaaataataatttctgattgatttgaaataatataaaaccGACCCAATTCTCCTAAATATCAAACTCGTAATTTGATTAGAATTGAACCCAACAATCTTAAATCAAAATTGTTAAAACCAAAAGTGGAAAATCTAATATTAGTTAACTTTTCTAAATAAAATCTATCaatattgatataaatcaaATCACAATTTgctattttttataatacataaataaaataaaattttaaaattttgatcgtatttattaaaatagaaaggatataaaaaaattttattgaccGATTTGAtcagattaaaataaaaactacctctaaaaagttaaaacatattgttaaaaattttagatCAGTCGCCGATGTGCAATGTAGAAAATAGATCTTTCAAAACTTGAACCGtcacaaaattttaaatgtgaATATTTCAGAAAATATTAATGTGATATCTTTAATTAGAGAAATTAGATTAATTGATTCCAAATTTATTACTTAGCCGAGCTGTTTGAAATTCCTgacaaaaaagaaatttttgatCTGATGATGAGACTAATGACAGAAAAAATATTACTCCGTAATTGGTTTTAActcaattttaattgaaaaatatcatacctcaaatttaaaattgtatTGTATTACGTGTaacctaatttttaatttattggacCCTTAATTATAGAAATGTAAGTTAATGCTAACTTTCAATTTCTCTGATCTTTCcacttttaatttcttaatgaAAAATGGGTAATAATTTGCAGAAGGGGAATGGAAGCCGAAAATTGAAAGAATATTgtttgattgtttgagcaattAATCGGATATGCTGCAAGGCTTAAAGGGCCATTGGTTCACTTTCAAATTTAATGCAATCACAACCAATAACTATGTTTATTAATTAACACCTCCAAATAATGACCCATACACACACTCATATTCTTCTATcacttaaattaaaaaagaaaaatttattcctattaaattaaatatagtaTAGTTGTGTGATGATAGAAGCAAAATTGGGTGACTTTCTCTCTACCATGAAAACTTCCTCCTATGCAAAATGAGCAGGAGCTTCGCTAACTTCATGTGGAAGAATGAGTTGTAGTGCTTTTTGGTCCGATTGGGAAACTAGCAATTTAAGTGGTTGTTTGGTTGGAGATTCAAGCAATTGTACCTTTCTTTGTTTAAATAATCTCATATTTTGCCTAACCATAATTAAATCATTGGATGCCAACACATGCATGTTTTTTCTTACATTATTTTCATGGGTATTTGCTCTTCTTTAATTTCTATGCTATTTCTACCCTAATAATAATGTACTAGTAGCTAGGTTGTTAGATTTAATTACATCATTATTTGTTTCAAGTAAACAAAATCTACCCCTCAATTATTAGCCCACTTCTACTTTGCCTAATCTATACTtgttaattctattaaaattacatttagtaaataaaaaataaaaattgaattgcagacacaaagaaaatatttttaaattaagggGCAAAACCCAAAGAAGGCTAAGGTATAGTGTAGGTGGTGGGTATGAGAAGAGCACGTGATTTAgggcatgtaatgtaatgagcaAAACACAGAGAACAAAACAATGCATTACTTTGACTTTTTCTATAGTCTCTCTCTTTTTTCCATTCTGTGTTTGTTGACAATCCATATATAGCCTTTTAGCCTTTCATACCTAAGCTCTGCACATACCCTTTTAGACTCCTATATCCTCTACGTAACATTTTGGCAGCCTTCCCTATTTACCAATCCATGCATCACAATTAAcccattaattataatattacacGTTAATCATCTCGTCTTAACAATTTTAATCGTTATCCTTAatggaaatttaaaaaaaaaaaagaaaaagaaaatgggaAACCTACAGCCTCTCAGctataaagaaagaaagcaaagtTGGTATAAGAGCACAGAGGTAGGCTCTCCATTCTGTATCTTTCTTGAGATATGGATGAAAAAGAAAGGAATCGTGGTTGAAGACAATTAATAGAGATGGTCCCAAATGGCAGATGAAGAAGTAAAGCAGATGGTGTGGGGTGTCATATTCAGTTAACAGTAATGGGCTGGACACCATGTGTGTCTAAAGGAGTACAGTTTGGTAGGTGAACAGGGAAACTCGCCATTGTTTAGCTGTACTATTGTATTCTTGTTTTAATTTGCTTTACTTTTATCTGGGCTTTCAGTTTCTTCCTTCCTTCCTTCAACCACAAGCCCACTCGAGCATTCACCTTTTACCTAAGTTAAGCCCATTGTTAATCGCTCTCTCATGTAATAATCCCATGGATAATCTTATCTTATTTCAGTAATTATTTCAGTAATTAAGGATGGAACATAAAAGCATTATCCAATAAATGAAACATGCAGTAAACGTTTAACACAAATATATTGGACACCCAAATGTAATTAGTGTATGTCTTACGCTAATCATCTAACATGTTTATGACCAAATATATGCCAACACCCATAAAATGCCATTTCTCTCCATCACCATTCCTTtgaataagtataaaaattactgTATATTTCACATTGCCTAAGAGAGGAGGAAATAAACTATAAGTCTCACATTTGGAGAGCCTAAACTAGACCTTTGACTGTGTTTGTCTATATATGTGAAAGGAAATGGAGATATATTGCATGTTacaagtataaaaaaaaaacagagacaTTTAGGCATATGCATATAGTGTGGTCGTTGTAACAAATTATCCTCATGTTGTCCAAGcatcttccattttcacagtTTGACGATAAATGAAATAATGCAGTttgtttgaaaatattttattattaaatgaatCATTTTAAACAAACCACCGCCATAAATTCTTTTGATAAaagctataaattaatttatatatccagttattttttatatgttatattTGACATCAAAATTTCATAAAGTAAAAAGTAGAatatttttctgaaaaattaaaaataatacgtttaattaaattaatagattgaatcatttttaaaaacataaatttttagaattaagAGGCAAAACCAAATAATAACCTTTCTTATTTTCTTCCCCTCGATGTATCCCACGAGCCCGTCCCATGTTAATAGAAAATTAGAAACAAAAAGTCCAAACAGaaaaaactctctctctctctcacttcTCCACACAAAAACATCACcggactctctctctctctctctctccccccaaAACATAGGGCTTCGTTCCctcctccctctctctctcatcGGATCTGTCTTCTCTCCGATCTCCCCAATCCCCTACAGATCGCACCTTAAACCGCACTCTCCATAACCAGCGACATACTCCATAGTCCCATTTACCAAAATAACTACTATCCTTTCTaccaattttaattatttcccacctctttctcttctttcctcatCTTTATTTCCGCTTCTTCTAATCTAATGGATGCCAAATGTCCCTCTAGCTAGAGGTTTCACAATGACCGCCCAGAGATGAGCAGGAACAGCCGCAACTGCCATAAGGACGCAtcccaagaagaagaagaagaagaagaggaggaggaggaggaggaggaagaagaagaagaagaagagcatTTCTACGAGTCCCTTGATCGcattgcttcttcttcttgttcttgTTCTGCTTCCAACTCCGACTCTGATCCCGACCCCAATCCCACCCGCTCCAATTCCATTTCTAATTCCCCCGGCAATAATAATGACCCCCCATTTTCGGTTTCTAAATTGCCATTGGGTGTATCCAAGTACGCCGTTTGGATCTCCGAGCCCGCTTCGGTGTCCGAGCGTCGCCAACGCTTGCTCCATCAGATGGGCCTCACTTCCGACCCTTCTCTCTCCCGGGCCAAACCCGAAGGAGATTTCCACTTTAACCGCTCTGTGTCATCGGATCATTTGAGTCAGGAAAAACCCGGTCCCAGTACTTCTGGCGGCATCGTCCGCTCGAAATCAGACGGTGCCGGTCCAAGAACGGATCGGGACGGTGGTGATGACAAGTGTAATGATGATTTTAATTCgtgttcttctccttcttctttgctATCTGTTTATTCTCCTCGGATTCTTTCACATGATTTAATGGATGTAAATAACTGTAACTCCAATTGTGACAAAAACAACAAGGACAACAATAATGTTGTTGTTTCTGGtagcaaaaaaaaaaccaaCGTTTCATCTCCCAAATCTACTGCTCTTTCCCTTAATAAGCCGCCTTCAGGTAAATATGGTAGGAAAATGGATTCATATCGATCTGATTCCACGAATTCGAGCGGTAATTTGAATGGAAGTTATTCAAACACCAGTATGGGAGAGCTGGTGGAGGAATTGGATAGTAATGGGGTTGGCGGCATTGATACTACAGCAACAGCAGCAGAAAACCAAGTGTGTACCATTAAGAATCTTGACAATGGGAAAGAGTTTGTTGTTAATGAGATAAGGGAAGATGGGACATGGAACAAATTAAAAGAAGTGGGGACTGGGAGGCAGTTGACAATGGAAGAGTTTGAAATGTGCGTCGGGCATTCGCCAATCGTGCAAGAATTGATGAGGAGACAAAATGAAGAAGATAGTAGCAGGGAAAATCTTGATTCCACGCCCAATGGAGGTGTTGGAGGCGGTGTTTCAAAGTTGAAAAAGAAGGGTAGCTGGCtaaggagtatcaggagcgtgGCAAGTAGTGTAAAGGGACGCAAAGAGAGAAGCAGTAGCGATGATAGGGATACAGGTTCTGACAGGGGGGGAAGGAGGTCAAGTTCTGCTACAGATGACAGCCAGGATGTATCATTTCATGGGCCTGAGAGAGTGAGGGTAAGGCAATATGGGAAGTCATTCAAAGAATTGAGTGCACTTTACAAGAGTCAGGAGATACTGGCACATAATGGGTCTATATggagtattaagtttagtttagATGGGAGGTATCTAGCAAGTGCTGGTGAGGATTGTGTGATTCATATTTGGAAGGTTATCGAGTCCAAGAGAAAAGGGGACCTGTTGAATGATAAACAAGAGGATGGGAATTTTAACTTTTTGTTGACAGCAAATGGATCACCTGAACCGTCTTTGTTCTCACCAACAGCAGATGGTCATCATGAGAAGAAGAGGAGAGGCAGGACGTCTATCAGTAGAAAATCTTTGAGCCTGGACCACATTGTTGTGCCGGAAACTGTTTTTGCACTTACAGATAAACCCATTTGTTCATTCAAAGGACATGTAGATGATGTGCTTGACCTTTCATGGTCCAAGTCTCAGGTTGATTACTTTCCCTTTTCCTCCAGGGCATATATTTATGGTGGATGTGTTGATTTTACTTATCCTCCTTTAATCACtgcaatttatttattaactttcaTGTCCCCTTAATGTGAAATACATTGTGGTTAAATTATTATGTGGTttctatgcacattttgtcAAAGTTGTctgatttgtatttttattgcaTTGATTCGTAAATTTCCTTTATTCATGTGTTGCAGCTGAAGTAAAGTACTTATATTTCcagtttctttctctttttatggtattttaggACAGATATTCCAGAATATGATGGATGAGTTTTCACATTAGATGAAACTTTGTAACATATTGTAAGACATCATAAATAGACTGGATAGGCTTGTCATGCTGCTGACATTGGTATAATTATGCCATTTCCCTTTTTCTAATACCTGTATGTCATTGTCTTGCATATTGGACCACAAATGATCTAGTAGCAGTTGTTTATCAAAATTGTTGCTCTTTGTAAGAATGAGAAACTGGAAGTTGCCACAAGTCATCAATGCATACTCTATAACATGGTAGAATTTAAggttagaaaaaaaaaggacaCAGAACAAGGATTCCTGAATTcgccatttcttttttaaaaaatataatttaagaaaCTTAACTGAGAAAGAAGAAGCTCAAGGAACAAATAAAGAAGCCACAAATACTACCCTAGTTCACAATAACTGCACAGATGGAAACTAGTAAATGTAGTTTTAGTTCTCATTGTCCAAATACACCGTGGCCCATGCAACCACAGAGATAGTGCTTCTTGTAGGGCCTTCCCCTCCTATCTTGCCCCTGAACGTGTGAAATGAATTAACATGTGTAATAGCCCATTTGAAAGATGCCTAGTGGATGCAAGAAGAGATGGCCACAAGTCTCACGGCTATTAAGTCACAACACCTACATCATGAGATGAAGTTGTATTGTCTTTGCATCCTATTAAGGATCCTATGCAAATAAAAGCCTTAACGCTTCAGGGATTACTCATATTGTTAATCTTAAATAAATAGCTTGGGAACTTGCATTAGGCTTGTGGTCATGAGAATTTATTCATTCTGCATTTACAAACTTTACAGGGGCAGTACAGGATTGGTCCTACTGTCCTAGCTTCTAGGATTTGGGGTCTACAATGATAAGTTGAGATGTAGGCATAAGAGGAAATGGCGTTGCTTCAACTCTGGAAGTTGTCTAAGTGCCTTAGGTTTCAGGTTAAGTCCAGATGCTGGCAGTATGACGGGATTTAGATTGAGTTTCCAACTTTCCATGAAAGGGTATTATCTTGCTTTGCTTGACACATGGACTGCCTGTggaataattttcaatttttcttgTTTTTGAACCTTGTTAGTGGCAAATCGATTATTGTTGACTGGCATAGCATGTGTATTTACAGAGATTAAGTGGATCATGCATCAAAATTATGATAGAAATAATATTGTTTGTGGCAAATTGGTTATTGTTGACTGGCGCAGCATGTGTATATACAGAGATTAAAAATACTCTTTCTTGCTTGTATGTATTTGGCAGTTTTGAGTTACTGTAGGGGACACTTAGAAGTTTGAAATCACTGAAAATGTGGAATATCTTGTTGTATGTGAATGTGACATAAAAAAGAAAGCGGGGCGGGTTGGGTAGGGAGGGGGGAGATTAGATGGTTTTGCTGCTTTTGGAGGGTTGAAgtagattattttttattcatttattttcagtttcgGTTGCTGGTGAGCTTGGAACTGAAGATTTGTGCATGTATCTATTCAATAATCACAAACTAACAGAATAGTGTATTCTTACAGAATCCTAACATTTTTTATTTCATCGTTTTTGCAGCACCTGCTTTCTTCTTCAATGGACAAAACAGTGCGCCTGTGGCACTTGTCTACCAAGACTTGTTTGAAAATATTCGCGCACAGTGATTATGGTTAGTGTCTTTGCCAAAGGCTTCTGATGCTTCCATGCCCTATTCTTCTTTGTTTAGCTTATTTGTTGGCCATTAAATAAAATGTTTCTGTTATAATTTGCCCCTTTCTCTAAAGGTGGCCCCTTTATTGATAACTTTTTATATTCTCAGTTCATATTAGGAATCACTAATTGTTCTATTTATTTGACTTTTCATGGCACAGTAACTTGCATCCAGTTTAATCCTGTTGATGATAGATACTTCATTAGTGGGTCCCTAGATGCAAAAGTTCGCATATGGAGCATCCCTGATCGTCAAGTTGTTGATTGGAATGATCTGCATGAGATGGTCACTGCTGCTTGCTATACTCCAGATGGCCAGGTTGGTTGCAATTTATAATATGTTTATGTTCTTTCTATGGCATGTAAAAAGGCTTTATTTGTAGCTAAAGAATTGTTTTGGCTGTTGAAGGGTGCCCTTGTTGGCTCATACAAGGGAAGCTGCCGTTTGTACAGTACATCTGGTAAAATTTGATACCCCCCCCATCTCCGCCCTCTCTCTTCATTGTTAAATTGTATTCCCCActcattattttcttatttcttaatttcatctttttttttgttctgaTTGTTTCAGAGAATAAGTTGCAACAGAAATGTCAAATTAATCTgcaaaataagaagaaaaaagcTCATCTAAAAAAGATCACTGGGTTCCAGGTAGCCCCACTTTTGCATTCAGTTCATAAGCATGCATGTACACTTTCAAATAGAAAACTGTGATTGTTTTTCTGGCTTttctcatcatcatcatcatttttgTGTTAGGCATAACTTGTACTATATCTGAGCTATATGATCCTTTCTAATCTCTGATCATTTCTACAAACAGTTTGCACGAGGAAGTTCATCAGAGGTGCTCATCACATCAGCAGATTCTCGAGTACGAGTTATTGATGGTGTTGATTTGGTTCACAAGTTCAAAGGTAGGAATGCAGGCATATTGTTTCTTGTTATTTCTAGCTGCCTAGAGCCACACCATACCTAGAGTATGGCTACCGTCAATGGCATCCAATGCAATGTACTAAATTAACTTTGGGCTCTATTATCTGAATTGACCTTTATCCCAGTGAAATAGCAAACTTCCAGACCCCTTATAAAATGTGATTTTAAGACATTATCGAGCATACGTCTGGAAGTGCATTATTTTGAGTGGGCATCTATATTTATGAACCTTAGGAGCCAAAGCTTATGCTTGAGCACAAAATCTTTTTTATTATGGTTGCACTTTCAAGGTTGCTGCTTTGAAATGGAGAGGCGACTCCAATATAAGTGGCTGTACTTGCTTTCAGCCAGCTTATCCAAAGGCATTTATATTTCagtgttatttttttttcatatactattttaatattgaGATATTATTTTATGTTGTCCTTTTTCCCTCTTATATTGTGTTGCTTATTTATTTATGCTGGTTAGAATGGTCCTAATTAATATTGTGTTGAGCCTTGCATGATGATGGGTAAAACACCTATATTTATATGCCTTCACCATTTATAGCAGAGTCCtaattattattagatttattgttatattattattttagtttaagTTTGTTTAGGATTTCTAGTTAGTATTTTATTGTTTGGGTTATACATCTAATGTTATTAGAGTTGCAAAAACTGCATAAATAGGTCTGAGGTTTTATATTATGATGATTATTGTTGGCaattaataagaaattttaGAGAATTTGTTAACATTTTTCATTTAGTGTCCGACCATCAATTGCTAAAATTCTTTCTCAAGAGGCCTTCTTAAGCAAATAAGGGGCTTCAGAAAGCGAAATAGCTTTCTGTCAAAATAAAACATACTTGGATAAAAGAAGTCCCCGCTTTTTTCATCAGTACCTAGGAAATCTTCCTACCCCGTCCCTTACA
This window encodes:
- the LOC110601677 gene encoding WD repeat-containing protein 44, which gives rise to MSRNSRNCHKDASQEEEEEEEEEEEEEEEEEEEEHFYESLDRIASSSCSCSASNSDSDPDPNPTRSNSISNSPGNNNDPPFSVSKLPLGVSKYAVWISEPASVSERRQRLLHQMGLTSDPSLSRAKPEGDFHFNRSVSSDHLSQEKPGPSTSGGIVRSKSDGAGPRTDRDGGDDKCNDDFNSCSSPSSLLSVYSPRILSHDLMDVNNCNSNCDKNNKDNNNVVVSGSKKKTNVSSPKSTALSLNKPPSGKYGRKMDSYRSDSTNSSGNLNGSYSNTSMGELVEELDSNGVGGIDTTATAAENQVCTIKNLDNGKEFVVNEIREDGTWNKLKEVGTGRQLTMEEFEMCVGHSPIVQELMRRQNEEDSSRENLDSTPNGGVGGGVSKLKKKGSWLRSIRSVASSVKGRKERSSSDDRDTGSDRGGRRSSSATDDSQDVSFHGPERVRVRQYGKSFKELSALYKSQEILAHNGSIWSIKFSLDGRYLASAGEDCVIHIWKVIESKRKGDLLNDKQEDGNFNFLLTANGSPEPSLFSPTADGHHEKKRRGRTSISRKSLSLDHIVVPETVFALTDKPICSFKGHVDDVLDLSWSKSQHLLSSSMDKTVRLWHLSTKTCLKIFAHSDYVTCIQFNPVDDRYFISGSLDAKVRIWSIPDRQVVDWNDLHEMVTAACYTPDGQGALVGSYKGSCRLYSTSENKLQQKCQINLQNKKKKAHLKKITGFQFARGSSSEVLITSADSRVRVIDGVDLVHKFKGFRNTNSQISASLTANGKYVVSASEDSYVYVWKHESDSQPCRSKGITVTRSYEHFQCQDVSVAIPWPGLSDTWGLQDAYSGEQNGVDNHLDEVSVANHPPTPVDESSCNEGSQSLSGCTNSPLNGIICSATNGYFFDRISATWPEEKLKVATRSWSPRTSVDFSDGMNQNMSAYGMVIVTAGIRGEIRTFQNFGLPVRI